The Plasmodium sp. gorilla clade G2 genome assembly, chromosome: 6 genome has a segment encoding these proteins:
- a CDS encoding cell division cycle protein 48 homologue, putative, which translates to MEDNTDKKALVDENNGENKVPKKKNLSRLIVEEATNDDNSVVALNTKRMEELNFFRGDTILIKGKKRHSTICIILNDNDLDEGKIRINKVARKNLRVCLGDVVYVKSCPEIPYGKKIQVLPIDDTIEGLAKDTLFEIFLKPYFNESYRPVKKGDLFLVRGGFMSVEFKVVEVDPDDFCIVSPDTVIYYEGDPIKRDDEEKLDEIGYDDIGGCKKQLAQIREMIELPLRHPGLFKTLGVKPPRGVLLYGPPGSGKTCIAKAVANETGAFFFLINGPEVMSKMAGEAEANLRRAFEEAEKNSPAIIFIDEIDSIAPKREKTNGEVERRVVSQLLTLMDGIKSRGQVVVIAATNRQNSIDPALRRFGRFDREIDIGVPDDNGRFEILRIHTKNMKLSPDVKLEELASNTHGFVGADLAQLCTEAALTCIREKMDVIDLEDEIIDKEVLESMCVTQDHFNMALGTCNPSSLRETVVEVPNVKWDDIGGLDEVKSTLREMILYPIDHPDKFEKFGMSPSRGVLFYGPPGCGKTLLAKAVASECSANFVSIKGPELLTMWFGESEANVREVFDKARAAAPCVLFFDELDSIGTQRGSSLGDGSGAGDRVMNQLLTEIDGVGPKKNLFFIGATNRPELLDEALLRPGRLDQLIYIPLPDLAARISILTAILRKCPVAENVPIDFLAQKTAGFSGADLAELCQRAARAAIRDAIDAEEMNKKSKLELSNKKENEQNETNENDVNNKTQEPTNDQQKNDDDNIKYEITRHHFKEGLAGARRSVSQADLIKYDNFRIKFDPLYKTKTGGTGDDFIIDWPDEDNNDDTPAYAVDEDLYS; encoded by the exons ATGGAAGATAATACAGATAAAAAGGCTTTGGTTGATGAGAATAATGGAGAAAATAAAGTtccaaagaaaaaaaacttaAGCAGGCTTATAGTTGAAGAAGCaacaaatgatgataattctGTTGTTGCGTTGAATACTAAAAGAATGGAAGAgttaaatttttttagaGGTGATACTATATTAATTAAAGGAAAGAAACGACACTCTaccatttgtattatattgaATGATAATGATTTAGATGAAggaaaaataagaataaataagGTTGCAAGAAAAAACTTGAGAGTTTGTTTAGgag ATGTTGTTTATGTAAAGTCGTGCCCAGAAATTCCTTACGGAAAAAAAATTCAGGTGTTACCCATCGATGATACTATAGAAGGATTAGCAAAAGATActttatttgaaatatttttaaaaccaTACTTTAATGAATCTTATAGGCCAGTTAAAAAAGGAGATTTATTTTTAGTAAGAGGTGGTTTTATGTCTGTTGAATTTAAAGTTGTTGAAGTAGACCCTGATGATTTTTGTATTGTTTCACCTGACACTGTTATTTATTATGAAGGGGATCCAATAAAAAgagatgatgaagaaaaattagATGAAATTGGTTATGATGATATTGGAGGATGTAAGAAACAATTAGCTCAAATAAGAGAAATGATTGAATTACCATTAAGACATCCTGGTTTATTCAAAACATTAGGAGTGAAACCACCAAGAggtgttttattatatggaCCTCCAGGTAGTGGTAAAACATGTATAGCTAAAGCTGTTGCTAATGAAACAGGtgcatttttctttttaattaatgGACCAGAAGTTATGAGTAAGATGGCAGGAGAAGCTGAAGCAAATTTGAGAAGAGCATTTGAAGAAGCAGAAAAAAATTCACCTGctatcatttttattgatGAAATTGATTCTATTGCTccaaaaagagaaaaaactAATGGAGAAGTAGAAAGAAGAGTTGTTTCACAATTACTTACATTAATGGATGGTATAAAAAGCAGAGGACAAGTTGTTGTTATTGCAGCAACTAATAGACAAAATTCAATTGATCCAGCTTTGAGAAGATTTGGTAGATTTGATAGAGAAATTGATATTGGTGTACCTGATGATAATGGTAGATTTGAAATTCTTAGAAttcatacaaaaaatatgaagTTATCACCTGATGTGAAATTAGAAGAATTAGCTAGTAACACACATGGTTTTGTTGGTGCTGATTTAGCTCAATTATGTACAGAAGCAGCTTTAACTTGTATTAGAGAAAAAATGGATGTTATTGATTTAGAAGATGAAATCATCGACAAAGAAGTTTTAGAAAGTATGTGTGTAACACAGGATCATTTTAATATGGCATTAGGTACATGTAATCCATCGTCATTAAGAGAAACTGTTGTAGAGGTACCAAATGTGAAATGGGATGATATTGGTGGTTTAGATGAAGTTAAGAGTACATTAAGagaaatgatattatatccTATTGATCATCCAGATAAATTTGAAAAGTTTGGAATGTCTCCATCAAGAGGAGTATTATTTTATGGACCTCCAGGTTGTGGTAAAACTTTACTAGCCAAAGCTGTTGCATCAGAATGTTCAGCTAATTTTGTATCTATTAAAGGTCCAGAATTATTAACAATGTGGTTTGGTGAATCTGAAGCTAATGTAAGAGAAGTTTTTGATAAAGCAAGAGCAGCAGCTCCatgtgttttattttttgatgaaTTAGATTCTATTGGAACACAAAGAGGTTCTAGTTTAGGTGATGGAAGTGGTGCAGGAGATCGTGTTATGAATCAATTATTAACAGAAATTGATGGTGTGGGTCctaaaaagaatttattcTTTATCGGTGCAACTAATAGACCTGAATTATTGGATGAAGCTTTATTAAGGCCTGGAAGATTAGatcaattaatatatatcccATTACCAGATTTAGCTGCAAGAATTTCTATTTTAACAGCTATTTTAAGAAAATGTCCAGTTGCTGAAAATGTACCAATTGACTTCTTAGCTCAAAAAACAGCTGGTTTTAGTGGTGCTGATTTAGCAGAATTATGTCAGAGAGCAGCACGAGCAGCTATTAGAGATGCAATAGATGCAGAAGAAATGAATAAGAAATCTAAATTAGAATTAAgtaacaaaaaagaaaatgaacaaaatgaaacaaatgaaaatgatgtTAATAACAAAACACAAGAACCAACCAATGACCAACAAAAGAATGATGacgataatataaaatatgaaattacAAGACATCATTTTAAAGAAGGATTGGCTGGTGCTAGAAGAAGTGTTTCCCAAGCtgatttaattaaatatgataattttagAATAAAATTTGATCCTTTATATAAAACCAAAACAGGTGGAACTGGTGATGATTTTATTATCGATTGGCCTGATGAGGACAATAATGACGACACACCTGCATATGCTGTAGATGAAGATTTGTATTCATAG